Genomic DNA from Corticium candelabrum chromosome 5, ooCorCand1.1, whole genome shotgun sequence:
tatgtcttacaagataattggatcaTGGTCATAGCTCCACCTCTTGTATCTGAATCCtctgtttcctttgtaggaagggcttagttAACATAGTAAACGAAAATGCCAGGCTCTGCTATACCAAGATCACCGGGAAGGTCCAaaggcagcagaaatattgcagatttcGAAGTTCAACCTTGTGGGGAATAGTATAGACCTGCTGGTGTAATGGGTTttagtagacaagaatgcacTTAATAGGATGCGTCCCCctgtctgaaatctgcatCCCAACCTCCTCGAATGCGTCCCAGgacgcatcaaatgtattgtaggaaaatcatTGTATGGATAGTTAGTCTAGATTGAATTTAGGATTGTAGTTGATAGTGACAGTAATGGGAATCGTGAATGAGTATACTTTAAACAAGAAGTGGTAAtacgtgcgtgcgcgcgcgcgcacacacacacacacacacacacacacacacacatcaatgaAAGCGTGCACATAATAGTGCACAAGGACTTACTGATTGTAATGCAAATGGACTTACTGATTTAGAGTAATGAAATCCCAATAAATAAGCTTAGCTTACACTATACTGCTTTTTTGAGCTGGTTTAAGTAATAGTTTTGATTTTGTATTGCATTATTTCTCTAGGTCGTGGTATTTATTCTAATGTTTTGGGTTTTTTGGGTGGTGTATCATGGGCAATGTTGGTGGCACGGATATGTCAACTGTATCCGAATGCTGTTGCATCGACACTGATACAGAAATTCTTTTTTGTATATAAGACTTGGTAAGACCATTCACGTGGTATGCAATTGTTGACACTCACTCGTATTGTGACAGGATATGGCCGAAGCCTCTTCTTTTAAAACAACCCGCACAGGACAACCCATTTGGTTTGCCTGTGTGGGATCCAAGGGTATGTCATTTGCATGCCAGTGTGGACATCAGAGTGCCTTATCTATTGACATGGGATTGCTGTGTCTGTTGTCATGACATTGTTTGTTGCAGTGTATGATAATGTTGTAGGTCAATCCTAGGGATCGTTATCATCTCATGCCGATCATTACTCCAGCATATCCGCAGCAGAACTCGACGTTTAATGTGTCATACTCTACATTAGCCGTAATGACAGAGGAATTTTCAAGAGGTTTATCATGGAAACATTGTTGTATTCATATGGCATTAATTTAACTGTTTCAGGATTTGAAATTATGGAAAAATTGTTGAGTGATGGCGATGCTCAGTGGAGCATCCTTTTCGATCCAGTGAACTTCTTCAACAAATACAAGTAGGGAAGATTGCTTTTTGTTGTAGGTCGTTGGTCCACATTTTGTCGTATGTAGACATTACATTGCCATCAACGCAACAGCTCAGACAGAAGATGAACGTCTCGAATGGTTGTTGTAGTTTGGTGATTAGTTCATTATGAATGGACATAATGTGACATTTGCAGGGTCGGACTGGTCGAGTCGAAAATTCGTTTGCTTGTGACTAGTCTGGAGCACAGCGAGGGAGTTAAAAGGGCTCATGTTAACCCTAAACAATTTCAATTGGAGAAAAAGTGAGAATTTGTTTCTTCCTATCCAGAAAGCATAATCAGATTTGTGTTTTCTGCACAGCAACGAGCCACAGACATTATGGTTTATTGGTCTTGACTTTGAAACTCATGGTGGTAGGTGGTAGTCGAAGAATTGGGGATACCACAGTTCTGATAGTTGTTTTGCTAATTCAGATGTGTTGAAAGTGGACCTGACGTATGAAATTCAGATGTTTGTAAATACAGGTATGACTGTGTTGGAGGCTACctacatgttgttgtgttggtttTGCTTTACTGTATTTTCATTTTTGGTTGCTGTCTGGGATGTTACAACAGAAACATATTTTGTGGTAGATGTTGAACACGTCTAGGGGTGTTTTGGCTTTGGTTGCCCTCCAGATGTGCCTAAGTGTGGCAGGAATGATTGTATGAGCTGGGGCAGGGCACCACGAGCATTATAGGGTCTCTCATGTTGGCATTCTATTGGATGAACACATGTGCATCTAACTGGTTGGCATAGGCAACTAGTAGCATTTGACACACATAGGTATTtcattattatttaattgcaGATTTATGGAGCAAGTTTAGACACATTGAAAATGTGCCAAACATAATACAAAATGAATGTAGATTAGAATTGCTCATAATTGATAGACTCAAGCCAGTCTCTTCCCACCCCTTGTATGTCACTCTGGAGCAGAGAGACACTGGTACCAGACCGCCTTCTTTCAGTGCGATAAAGTTTGTACATGTACGTCATACTTCAGCAGCTGGTATGGCTGCTAGTGGAGGCCTTGTGAACGCCACATTCATATCTTGTGTTGGGTTCTCCCTCTTGTTGGCCAAGAAACTCTGTTCGCAGCAGCAGATACCTAGGTAGTCATTGTTTACATGCTTTCTTTTTGGACCGGAGTATTTTTCAGCATATTTTCTCTGATGCTTTGTCGTTTTTCTTTGTAATCTTGGCGCATAGACATCTCTGACCACATTACCAATGTCGGCTTTGAGTAGAGAGGGCTTCTGGTATGATTGTAACATTTTGTTTGTGGCTGCCATGGGCATTATCTACCAGTAAAGTAGACACTGGTTGGCATGCATACTGTAGAAGAATTCACTTGTTGAGAGGAAAGCAATTACTAACAAATGCACGATATTGTGATACAAGTGGTGACCACTAAACGGCTCCCGGGAGCCGTTTATGTAACACTGCCTGTTTAAGTATGCAAAGATTGTGCCAGGCGGTCTGGTACCAGTCTCTCTTCGCTCCAGAGCGACACATGGTGGTGCAGCAAGGGCgaggagagactggctcgagtctacaTATTACAAAGACTAGAGGGTCAATTTACTAGTCGGTTTCAGTTTTGTCTCCTTTCTCAACTCCTTGTAAGCTAAGTTATTCATGGTTATGTTAGCATTGCATTTCTAGCTGCAATGGCAGGTGTAACATCCAATGATTGTAATTCAGCTTGATTTATGCAAATACAGATCGGCAtgtttttagaattttttgtTGAGCACATAATTTCAGGCGCTTGTGCAACTATTAGTTCTAGAGCAAGTGTTGTTTGTAGTTCACCAACTCCTTTACGCCTTGATCAATTGCATAGGCAGATATTCACTACATGTGGTGTACAATGTGTAGCAGTTTGCTTTATTTGTAGGTTAGTGTGCTGACGGTGTGAGTATTTTAAGCTATTTGTGTGTAAACAGTGAGATTTGTGTACCGACATTTTACTGATTTTGAACTACAGTTCGCACGCAAGCAGACAAGTCATTACCGATGTCCAAAGACACCATACAAGTCGAAGCCAAGTATCTGAAAAGGTGCACTGAATGTGTTAGAGCAGCCATGAGTCCACGGACTGTCTTGCTGATTACTGTCTGTACATCAGAAAGCAACTCCACGAATTACTGCCTCCAGATGTCATCAAAGTGTCAAAGAAACGCTCTAGCCAGGTAGTGTTGCCATCGGGCCCATCCTGTTCACATCTACTTTGTCTCGTTTCTTTGTCAGTGATTTGTGCAGCAGGAGAAAGCGTGTTTGCTTTTAGGGTATCCGGAAATTGGGTCAAGAGCTCGAAGCGAGTCATTCAAGTGGTGAAGTCATTATGTTGAGCACTAGTAGTTGTAGTTTGGACTCTTCTGGCCTTCATGCTGTGTCTACAGAGTCCAATGTTATAGATGGAGAGTCATTGCCGGCTCGCAAGGGAAGACCAAGGTCGTATACGAGCAAGACACCACCAGAGAAGAAAATGAAAGTTGACCAAACGGTTGGTTTAAGACCAAACCGGTCGAGCAGTTCTATTCAACTGTAGTTTGTTTTCAGGTAAAGGCTAAAGCGGTGTCGGCTGAAGGCAAGGTagcattgatattaattagaaCAAGATATATAAGTTATGTCGACTGTTATTCATTGGGCGTGTAACACAACTTGGTGCTATAGTTGTGTCACGAAATGATGATACAAACAACCGGACCGCCACCACACGGAATGAACGACAAGAAGAAGCCCGACTTCGATCTGTCGAAGTGAAGATTGGGTTTTTGAGTTGGAGTGTATGGTGGCTTCTCTTGCATGCATGAACTACATGTAGGTAGTATCTTTCAAATGTGGGGTGTTATGATGGGTGTCGAAAAAACTGGAAGTTTAATGGGTAAATATGAACAGTCAATAAGAGGAGAGTGActttgttatttgtctgtgtcatATCGATATTCGATGTGTATGGCTAACGCGGTGAGAGGAGATATACACCATCATGCTGATTGATCGAGATGTTAGACTATGTGCTAGATTGGCAGCGCTCAACGTGCATGGTCTAGGTTTTGTTTACTGGTGGAATATGATAATATGATGGTTGCTATTCACGAAGTTGCCAGATTACCAATAAGTCTGTACTGTGTTCTCGTACTGTTcgtgtctttctgttgttttgtatgttgAATAGCCACAGACTTGAATTCATACAAAAAAATTGCATGGTAGCAATACCTGCAGGCATGCTGCTTCGGTTTCATCTACCTTTGTGTAGTTTACTTGTATATCGTGAGAATTTGTTGAACTGCAAAAATTTTGTAAAATTAATTCCTTGGTAGGTGGAATTTAGTGTTTTACTCTTATCCAATTAGCCCTGACAATGCAAAAGTACTATGAAAGTCCAAGACctgacattaattaaaaaaattagttgcagcagcagcagtagctGACATTTTGTCTGCCAGGTTTCTCAACTAAAAATGGGTTTGTTTATAAGAGAATCGTGAGCTGTGCTGGTAAATATGCACAAGAACTATTTACGCACTACGTGTACCATCTTCGTGTCATTGCTGCATTTATGAATGTTACAGTGTGCACCAGATTAGGCTGTCCAACACGTTTGCGCGAGGTGTTTGAACCTCGAGGCTCATGTACTTTGCCTGGTGTCAGCGTGTCGCCGCGCGCTTTAGTTTGCTGACTAATTACAGGAGCGTATACGAGCAGAAGATGGCAGCGAGTGGACGTGTGCATCTGCAAGTTCTTGGAACGTGTACTGGCGACACGTTCCCGTCCATCATGTTGTTCACGGACTCGAAGAGGTTCGAGAAGTACTACAGTAGAAGCTCTCAATGGAAATAGATGCAAAGAAGAGAGATTGATGATTTTGTTATTAGATACGTTTTCAATTGTGGTGAGGGAGTCCAGCGATTCTGCAATGAACACAGGTAATAATGGACTTgtttaatgtaatatattcattaatataaatgatgtaataatttaataaataaatactttttatttatacatataattaattatcaaatCTATTAACACACAGCATATTGCTGTCAAATTTTCAGACAGAATTTCAATGTGCGTTATGTCAACTTACATTTAGAATTTTTGCATAAAAGCGAATTTCTTTGTAGTCATGCAgcaaatttgcatacaatcgCAATGAGGGTTTACATTTATAGAgatttattgtcaattgtctaCAATTTTGTTTTGTGGTGCTGGGTTCTACCCACAGTGGTCGGAGGTGGTAGGGCCTGACCATCACTCCCCATATTCCGACCACCATATATGTactatattttgctagtggtTTACTAGCTCCAAGCTAATGAGCATTGGAAGGTAAGCAGTTTGTTGAAAGGTTAACACTTTGTTTACACTGTGACACAGCCGCAGACATATGCCCTGTTATATGATATGatctataatacaatttatCACTCAGGGCACTAAGGTGGTGTGAGATCCAACACAGCAGTCTGTATGGTATCGATAACCTAGGCACCCTGTGACAGAGCCAGTCGAAGTATTCTTCAGTGTTTTGCTAGACAGGAGCACTGGCTGTTTGAAACCTGCAGCTGGTGCATCATAGATGGCAGACGTCTTAATCATGCCATAGTATAGACACAAGACTGAGCAACATAGTTTGCTGACTGTTGACTGAAGTTGCAGCTTCCTCAgtctgctctttcagatcatGGACCAGCAGCAGTGTGATACATTCTGTTTAgctctttcttgtctgtttggtgaCGATGCTTGATTGTCCGGGAGTTTGCTCTACTTTGTTCTATATTCGAAATATACCACGCCCATTTATGCAGTGGATAAACCCAACCACCACTTCAAAAATCCTGGACAGAACACTGGTGGTGATAAGTTGGAACGCGTGCAGTTTCCATATTTGTGCTTGAATGAAATTGTAGATTGTTTTGGATGCATGTCCACTGTCTGATATGGTAGATTGCACTGTATCATGGAATTAATACGACTCACAGTGCATGGATACGACTCAATCAGGGTACCTTGATGCTACGAGGCATTAAGTGAATCATTTCTGTATTGCTGACCAGGTACTAATCTCTTAGTACAGATAACAGTACACGAACTTCTATTGCGGCCAAGGGcaacactacagtactgtaaacCCTTCCCCCCCGCATAGGTGACCCTCTTATGTGATGTCACAAGCCCGTTTGTGAAAGTGCTTTAGTTTGgtgattgtagtttgcatataGTACACATTGCCATCACGCGCAATCACGTGCAATCATTTTATCACTTGcgtattgtacatgtttcagagTTCAGACCATGTACTTACTGGGACTCAAAAAAGCAGACTGGAACACCGAGGTACGGTTGAAATTCCGATGCTTCGATTATCCGTtcttttcacttatccaactTCTATTCCTCCATGGCTTGCCCAAAGGGGGTCGGATAAGCGAGAGTCTACTGTACTTAAAGTGTACTCTGCAGCACTTGTTTGGAAAATACAGTGTAGTTTACGAAATCGGAGACTATTGAACATCTACAGATTTTAATGGCAGAAACGTCTTGCTTGCAACATTGAACCTTTGGTCTCACGTCAATTGTCAAGGAGTAATCTTTTGGTTCATACAGTCGACTCATAGTACTGACTCATGCTACTAATAGCGAGTATTATGAGAGGCGGTAGATGAAAGGTAGACTTAACAGCCTTTTCCATAATTTACTACATTGTGTGTAGAGATGTGTGTGAGCTGTGTGTGATGAAGTATCAGCCATTGAGCTTTAGTTGACACTGAGATAGATGTTTTTGGTCTGTACACGATTGTTATGAATCCGCATGAACTCAAAATTTGCAACAATGAACGAATGCGATTTGACTGTGAATGACTTGGTCTAATCAAGTCACAATGCAAATTTCAATGACAAAATACAAATTGCAAGGTAATATTTTTTTCAAATTACCAGCTACTTATTTAACAGAGAAAGTGGAGGGACTTGAGTATGTGGAACGCCAGTAAAACAGTTTGGTTGACTTTGTTTtgcatttctatttttattagAATGAGACTGACAAAAACTCGTCATCTGTTTCTTACCAGAGCGACATGGAATAGGATTGGAGGCATACCAGGTATATATTTCATATAATGCTAGTGACGTATGCAATTTCtcatagtcacacacacacacacacacacacacacacacacacacacacacacacacacacacacacgcacacacacacactcctaCTGTCTAAACGGACACACTACCGGGGGAGTCCCCTTTAGTGGGAACAAAGGCAAAGTCACAAAATGCCTTCCCGTGCATattgatgcatttgtgtacTGAATAGCCTCCTTTGCTTTGAAAATATCTCGTACAGGTCTGGCATTCAATGACTCCAGTTTGCTGATGTACACTAACAGGTTTTTCACTTTCAGCAATATGTCTTTCCAGTGTTTTCTAGGGCCACCTTGTAGACAGTTTTCTGATAACCACCCATTGAAGCACATCTTGGGAATTCGATGGTTGGGCACTCGAGCCAAATGTCTTAACCGTatcatgcatacatacatacacacgtatCATGCGTACATACATTTTAAAATATGACAACATTACACTAATATGTCTGTAGAAAACGCATTTTATATGAAATGTACATTGATATGTTTGTACAATTGCTCACTAACTTGCATCCAGATGcatatatttgttaattatgtACAATGCAGCTCCATGCCTCTTTGAGTGATCTCTATCTGTACTCTGTTACAGACAGTCGTGTTGCTTTAGACATTCCTAGTGTACACTTGCTTCTACCTTTGCACTGCTTAGTGTATATGTCGtccttgttgtttgtttatgcatgGAATTTAGACGAGTGTTTTGAAGACTGATTGAGTGCATTTTCAAGGTGTGTTATTGTTTTATCAGGGTTAGGGCTCACCTTACGGGACATAGGATTAGGTTTTCAGATTCACGGACCAGAAAGCATAGTGCGTGAAACTCCTAAATGATTACTGTTTTTATGATGATGCTATTCATGTTGACTGCAGATCGACTTTGTAGATGCCATGCAGCCATTCCTGATGTACAAGAAAGATTTCCAGTTCTGTAAGTTTCTGTTGTGTGTACTATTGTGTGGGTactttgtttctattgttgaAGACAGGcattggttgtttgttttagtaaCTGATCCGATATGGAGTGATACAGTACATGTAGATCCATGCCACGATGATGAAGAAATGACAGTGTGGCCAGTTGTAGCAAGTGTGTACTTGTTGaagacatgtgtacatgtacatttgTTAATACGTTTGCAACACATATGCCtacaatttgttgttgttgttgttgttgtaggtgtgtgtgtgtgtgtgtgtgtgtgtgtgtgtgtgtgtgtgtgtgtgtgtgtttgccatGCAGCTTTTAGTTTAGATGAGACGGACATTTGctttccacacacacacacacacacacacacacacacacacacacacacacacacacacacatgcacggacggacacacaacCTTGAAATTGGCTGTGCTGGTGAGATCATCCTTCCGACGAAAAAGTCTGCCACAAGGGCAAAGATGGTCACTGCTTCTGTTGTTGGCAGGACAATCATTGGATCTCTTACGTTTACTTCTAATTCCTGTATCGCAGAATGTGGGGCACTGAGATCTATCATGTGCTAGACTATACCAAAAGTCCCCAATTCCGGTGGCTTGCAGATCAGATGTTATTCATCACAGCTTGGAGATTTGATAAGGGTTCGTGGGGTTTCTTCCTACATATACGCTCGTCTCCTGCACTCTCCATTAAAGATCTCATATTCCATGTTACCACCAACAGACTCTTTCTTACACAgctttgtttttgcttgtttctgctttctctAGTCATTATCTAGTGCGACGATATCCAATAATCAAGACTAAGTTCACCGCCTCAACGATCTAGACTACTCCACACGTTATGCAGTAGCAGTTTATCAACTTTTAGCTGCAGGTCTAATAAGAAACTTACAGTGCCAGGGTTCACCACTCGGAGGTAGTTGAACACGGAACCcttcacacacaaaatggtaaatggataaggagctgccattaGACAGTCACGCCCCCAatcagatggctgggttcctgtgcactacacaggagctatgggccgtgctaagcaatctcttGCAGCCAGGCcgggtgctcgcaggagcgcacctgaccacacacacacacacacacacacacacacacacacacacacacacacacacacacacacaccaagatcGTGTAACGAACTGTGTGCATAACCATGTCATCATAGCTGGTCATCTGGAACCAAGAGATGATGACGATAGTATAACAAGTTTGGATGAGGATTCAAACAGTGAAGGTAAGCCGATATCGACAACACTTTCAACAACCATTAATTTCAAGCATCGATGTTTAGAATCATCGACCGAAAGAGACGCGAAACGTCGCCGCATCACAGCTAAAAGATGGAAACCTTGGGACGTCACAGTAACCTACATCTGTAAGGTAAGTCCTTTATAATCAGTTACCACTTTGACTCACTTGCACCATATGCATACTTTCTATGCAACGAATCTAAATGCTTAA
This window encodes:
- the LOC134179801 gene encoding poly(A) polymerase type 3-like isoform X3; amino-acid sequence: MSSGSSTETRTYGVTSALSYTGPKEKDVELTKKLEEFLVPLGIYETDDELQHRISVLASLNDLVKEWIVKLSHEKKMPESVALKMTGKVYTFGSYRLGVHTKGADIDTLCVVPRHVERSDFFTSFLDMLRDRKEVKDLRAVEDAFVPVMKMVFDGVEIDLLFARLALQELPPDLDLRNDSLLKNLDARCVRSLNGCRVTDEILHLVPHRENFKLTLRAVKLWAKRRGIYSNVLGFLGGVSWAMLVARICQLYPNAVASTLIQKFFFVYKTWIWPKPLLLKQPAQDNPFGLPVWDPRVNPRDRYHLMPIITPAYPQQNSTFNVSYSTLAVMTEEFSRGFEIMEKLLSDGDAQWSILFDPVNFFNKYKHYIAINATAQTEDERLEWVGLVESKIRLLVTSLEHSEGVKRAHVNPKQFQLEKNNEPQTLWFIGLDFETHGDVLKVDLTYEIQMFVNTVRTQADKSLPMSKDTIQVEAKYLKRKQLHELLPPDVIKVSKKRSSQGIRKLGQELEASHSSESNVIDGESLPARKGRPRSYTSKTPPEKKMKVDQTVKAKAVSAEGKLCHEMMIQTTGPPPHGMNDKKKPDFDLSK
- the LOC134179801 gene encoding poly(A) polymerase type 3-like isoform X4, with the protein product MSSGSSTETRTYGVTSALSYTGPKEKDVELTKKLEEFLVPLGIYETDDELQHRISVLASLNDLVKEWIVKLSHEKKMPESVALKMTGKVYTFGSYRLGVHTKGADIDTLCVVPRHVERSDFFTSFLDMLRDRKEVKDLRAVEDAFVPVMKMVFDGVEIDLLFARLALQELPPDLDLRNDSLLKNLDARCVRSLNGCRVTDEILHLVPHRENFKLTLRAVKLWAKRRGIYSNVLGFLGGVSWAMLVARICQLYPNAVASTLIQKFFFVYKTWIWPKPLLLKQPAQDNPFGLPVWDPRVNPRDRYHLMPIITPAYPQQNSTFNVSYSTLAVMTEEFSRGFEIMEKLLSDGDAQWSILFDPVNFFNKYKHYIAINATAQTEDERLEWVGLVESKIRLLVTSLEHSEGVKRAHVNPKQFQLEKNNEPQTLWFIGLDFETHGDVLKVDLTYEIQMFVNTVRTQADKSLPMSKDTIQVEAKYLKRKQLHELLPPDVIKVSKKRSSQGIRKLGQELEASHSSDGESLPARKGRPRSYTSKTPPEKKMKVDQTVKAKAVSAEGKLCHEMMIQTTGPPPHGMNDKKKPDFDLSK
- the LOC134179801 gene encoding poly(A) polymerase type 3-like isoform X1, with the protein product MSSGSSTETRTYGVTSALSYTGPKEKDVELTKKLEEFLVPLGIYETDDELQHRISVLASLNDLVKEWIVKLSHEKKMPESVALKMTGKVYTFGSYRLGVHTKGADIDTLCVVPRHVERSDFFTSFLDMLRDRKEVKDLRAVEDAFVPVMKMVFDGVEIDLLFARLALQELPPDLDLRNDSLLKNLDARCVRSLNGCRVTDEILHLVPHRENFKLTLRAVKLWAKRRGIYSNVLGFLGGVSWAMLVARICQLYPNAVASTLIQKFFFVYKTWIWPKPLLLKQPAQDNPFGLPVWDPRVNPRDRYHLMPIITPAYPQQNSTFNVSYSTLAVMTEEFSRGFEIMEKLLSDGDAQWSILFDPVNFFNKYKHYIAINATAQTEDERLEWVGLVESKIRLLVTSLEHSEGVKRAHVNPKQFQLEKNNEPQTLWFIGLDFETHGDVLKVDLTYEIQMFVNTVRTQADKSLPMSKDTIQVEAKYLKRKQLHELLPPDVIKVSKKRSSQGIRKLGQELEASHSSGEVIMLSTSSCSLDSSGLHAVSTESNVIDGESLPARKGRPRSYTSKTPPEKKMKVDQTVKAKAVSAEGKLCHEMMIQTTGPPPHGMNDKKKPDFDLSK
- the LOC134179801 gene encoding poly(A) polymerase type 3-like isoform X2; translation: MSSGSSTETRTYGVTSALSYTGPKEKDVELTKKLEEFLVPLGIYETDDELQHRISVLASLNDLVKEWIVKLSHEKKMPESVALKMTGKVYTFGSYRLGVHTKGADIDTLCVVPRHVERSDFFTSFLDMLRDRKEVKDLRAVEDAFVPVMKMVFDGVEIDLLFARLALQELPPDLDLRNDSLLKNLDARCVRSLNGCRVTDEILHLVPHRENFKLTLRAVKLWAKRRGIYSNVLGFLGGVSWAMLVARICQLYPNAVASTLIQKFFFVYKTWIWPKPLLLKQPAQDNPFGLPVWDPRVNPRDRYHLMPIITPAYPQQNSTFNVSYSTLAVMTEEFSRGFEIMEKLLSDGDAQWSILFDPVNFFNKYKHYIAINATAQTEDERLEWVGLVESKIRLLVTSLEHSEGVKRAHVNPKQFQLEKNNEPQTLWFIGLDFETHGDVLKVDLTYEIQMFVNTVRTQADKSLPMSKDTIQVEAKYLKRKQLHELLPPDVIKVSKKRSSQGIRKLGQELEASHSSGEVIMLSTNGESLPARKGRPRSYTSKTPPEKKMKVDQTVKAKAVSAEGKLCHEMMIQTTGPPPHGMNDKKKPDFDLSK